ATTTCATGCTATTGATTGACATTATATATGCATGCAGGCAAGGTACTTATATTGTGCTAGCTGACTTTATTTGGAGTAATTTTTCACGCGATGTAACTAATAACGTTACACTGCAACATGTGAATTGATATATAATACCACATGACGGGGtcattttgattaatttgatCGTAATTAATCATAACACAACAAATTAAATCGGGTAAAAGAAATACCTCCCATCAAGATgcagtgtatatatatagtggtGGGATGTACTCTTACTTACTATTGTTGTTGAATGACATGTGCTGAGGAAGTGTATAGACAAACTGTTGGTCACGCATGGCTTTGCCTTGCGAAATATGTGTATGTGAGACTCGAACGTAGGAAAGACAAagtaaaaatttccaaatctTCGTCTTGTCTGAAAATAGAAATTGGGAAAAGCCAACCGTGCCAACCTCATCAGACTTCATAGCCGCCCCCATTGATTTGTCACACCACCTCCCTCCTTCCCTTCCTCTAATTAACTACTGTTCATGTGACAGTCCCAGCTCCTTCACTCAGAAAGACTAATTTCTAGTCAACATTTCATTGTTGACTCCACACCACAGCACAGGGATCTCTATGTTACTGTTTAAGAAATATTTTCTGAccttttttttacaattatttttttgaagggtgtgaaaacaaattaaattcaatagaaaCTTTCAAAGAAGCAAGCAAGAGAAGATGCTATGTTACTTGGGGCTGAGAAAGAGAGATTCTTCTTGTACTcccaaaaagtaaaaaggatcttttataatttgggcagTTTCTTTTTGGGCTCCATTTAAAAGTTTGCTGTAGGGTTGGAGCCTACAAAAGATGGTCCAATATTCATGAACactaaatttaagaaaaacgtttattttctgatttgaTGTCCGGAGGGGTTGGGGGGGAGGGAGCGTAAATTGCCATATCATTCACATTGATCACATGGTCATAAGATTATGCGTCACCTTCTCGAGCCTGACagaattaggtttttttttttttaactttctttttctcggGTGTGATCGATGAACTTTTGAGAAGCACTTTGCTTGCTCAACATTacattgattttattttctagaAACTGAAAGACTAGACATGGAGTCTTCTTTCAATTCTAAGGTAGTAAAACATCTTCAgacaaaaataagaagaagaatttaaattaaatactaaaGCAACACATTGGTCATTTTaaataccaattttttttttatagatacAAAtcatattctattttaatttaatttaaattataatgaaaataaattcaaattagaaTGCAGAGTAGATTTCACATCTACTTCAACCTACTTAGCTAAGCTAAAGTCTGccaaactttattttatttaagttCTAATACTAGttgaaaagtcaaaaaaaaattacaaagaaaatctAAAATGAACGGTGTGACCGCGTTTGTGACCCAAACTAAATTAATGGGCTGAATCCAAATAAGCCCCAGCCCGACTATTACCTGGGCCATCGATCAACCCGAGCCAGTGGCCAAAACGCGCCGAACATACTAAGCCCTTATTCACCATCTCTACAGTACGCCCACCTCCAGGGAATCGCTGCACCGTCGAGAATCCGGGGATATATATCCTCGATTCCCTTGTATAGATAATGACAGGTGTCAAAATCCTACGGGTACTGGGAAGCACGCACCGATGACAGGGCGTGGTGGAAGCAATGATTGAACGTAGCGTAAACAGAGGGCAGTGTGGATTAGGACGAGCAGCATTTGGCCCTCAGAGGGCGCGAAAAGGCACATTTAATCACGCCTAAGGCTACGCGTCGTGGCCACGAGTGTGCACGCACACACCCGCGCACAGGAAGATTGAACCTTGAAGATTCCGTTTGCTCTCGGAAAACCCCGAGAATATTcggaggggagagagagagagagagagagagaatagacttgaaataaataaatatgacCAAGAATTAATCagataaacagaaaaataaaatataaaaatagacAGAGGGTAGggaacagaaaaagaaagaaattggtAAGAGGCTGAGCCCTCTGGAGGAAGGGAGCAATCGGTCTTTGATCTTATCCGATAAAAATtagaatattaaaaaattaaagataaacGTAGGTGTGGGAGGTGGTGACGTCAGCTCCAGCCCATAGATAGGCAGAGAAAAGCGAATCACAATTCATACCATCGAATATTCAACCCCGACTtctaaaaaaaactaaattggaaataaaaacccaatcaCAGATTCGCTTTTCTACGCGACGCCACGACCCGACGTCTctctacctctctctctctctctctctctctctctctgtgtgaaaacaaaaaacactcttaAAAATTCCATCTCTTCTTGTCTAATTTAATATCTCAAGaaacttgtttttgttggtttctttctttttaaataatttggttttggtcTGCAAGATTATTCCGTTTTCGGATTCTACTTGGATCCCATATGCGTCCTTGACAAGCCCCATTCGTTACCCAATCCCCCTTGTTCGGTTCTATCTATGCTTTTTGGACCTCCACCTGCTCCTTCTTATAATCTCTCTCATACATAAATACATTCACACCCGCATTTCTCTAGCTCTGATTTAACCCAAGAAGGAAGATAAAGACACAAGCTTTGAAAAATCcaggaagagaaaaagaaaaaaaagagttagCTATGGAGTCTACAGAGCAAATGCAGGCTTCAAGGTTGGGTTTCCGTGACTATGTCAAGGCCTTAGAGGAAGAGAGGCATAAGATTCAAGTTTTTCAGCGTGAGCTCCCTCTCTGCTTGGAGCTTGTCACTCAAGGTACGGACTCTTTTCAATTTACAGCTGAAGTCTTGTCTTATAAGTCCTAAAGTTCATGTCttggtttgaatttatatggatttgttttcttattttgtttttgggttgtgttttttttagcTATTGAGAGGTGTAAGCAACAGCTTTCGGATACAACCACGGACTACATGCATGGACAATCTGAGTGCTCGGAACAAACTTCAAGTGAGGGGCATGTGTTTGAGGAATTCATTCCCTTGAAAAGGACTTCCTCTTCTGatagtgatgatgatgaggtgcAAGAGTCTCAGGAGCCCAAGACCAATGACAAGGATAAGACTAATGGTGACAAGATAAAATCAGACTGGCTTAGATCTGCCCAGCTCTGGAATACAACCCCAGATCCACCCCTTAAAGATGTATAAAAAAGATTCCACCTTTATCTATTGAAATGAATTGTGATTGCCCCTTTGTTTAGCAGCTCCATTTTTTGAGGTAAAGGAGTGGGAAAGTATTGATTTTTGGGGTGTTGGTCATTGCAGGAATTGCCTAGAAAGGCCTTAGTGATGGAGGTCAAGAGAAATGGGGGGGCTTTTCAGCCTTTCCAAAGGGAGAAAAGCGTTGGGAAGACTAATAGGCCAGTGGCTAAAGTGCCTGCTTCTGCTCCGGCTACTAGTTCAACCACAGACACCGTCAGTGGAGGCAGTGGTGAAAGccacaagaaagaagaaaaagatggaCAGGGTCAGAGGAAACAAAGGCGGAATTGGTCACCGGAGTTGCATCGCCGGTTCTTGCATGCTCTTCAACAGCTTGGTGGTTCACATGGTATGTTGTTGAGTAacctttttaatgttttttagATTAATTTACTTGGATGATCAATGATAAtgggatattttatttattatgattgGATGGATATGGGATTAAATTCATTTGGATGTTTGCTTGACATGTGGGTGTGGTTGGTTTTTCTTGCAGCTGCTACACCCAAGCAAATTAGAGAGTTAATGAAGGTTGATGGGCTCACAAACGATGAAGTCAAAAGCCATTTACAGGTTTGTATATGTGATTGATCATCTATCtgttttaataataatttgctCTATGTGAACAAAATTGTACAAGGAGCTAATGCCATGCCACTACTCATACATGACAGAGATTGGAAGCAATGTTTTTATGGAGATCTTTACAATTTTAACTTATATAATAATCTTATTGGTACTGATAGTTTGTATTTCCTAGGTTTCCTATCAATTCAAGTCATGCTATTAGtcttgaatttcaattcatatttaacTTTTGGGTGCTTCTCTATGTGCAAGTTACAATGTGATTAAAACAATATTATAAAACGACCCAGCAACAAAGAGTTGTGAATCTCACAAAAGCATGCATTTCTTGAACAATCAAaaagttgtgaatttttattaaGCCTTCCTGCAATCAAGCAGAGCCTAATTTCAATCATCTTCCATTGTTTACAGAAATATCGTTTGCACACTCGAAGACCAACTCCAACAACGCACAACAACGGCGGCAACCGCAACACACAAGCACCACAGTTTTTGGTTGTGGGAGGTATCTGGGTGCCACCCCAGGACTATGCAGCAGTAGCAGCAACCACAGCTTCAGGGGAGGCTACCAGGGTTGCTGCAGCCAATGGAATATATGCACCTGTGGCTACATCTCCGTCTACCGTCAAACCAGTGTCACCACCATCCTTAATGCAAAGACCACGACCGAAGAGACCTGAGTCCTCCCATTCAGATGAGAGGGTCAGCCACAGCGAAGGCCGCGGTCATTGCAATTCTACCGCTACATCATCCTCCACTCACACCACTGCTTCCCCTGTGTTATAAACTTTTTTAACATGAGAATGATGTAAAATTTTTGTAACCAGCGTTATAGAAAGCCCTTTCTGATTACCATACCAATATTCTGACCTTTTccctgttttgtttttccctccTGTTGTTTATGAGCTATAAGATGTATAGGTGTGTGCTGGATACGAGGGACAGTGACAGTAAAGTTTTGAAGTTGAATAAATTACGTACAGAATTTGGAAGcagaacaaaaaatattatgagGCTCGAGCACGCCAATAATAACATACTGTTCCTTGTTTGTTATATCTCTATGTACATATGTATAGCCTGCACATTTTAGTAATCGTCGGCTTGTTAACTGTTGTATGCATTTGATTGAATGCTCTGTTTTGTACTGGATACGAGGTTGAAATTTGAATGGTAGCTGAGATTGCAAGAACCTAGacaatttgcaataaaaaatcaaagtcTAATATGAACATATTAATGGACAGAGAAGCTACAAATCAAACTGTTTCAAGGCACTTACTGTGGTAATTACTAATTGCACCAAGGTTAAGACTTCTActgtaaataatttttttatttttatttttattttttttgccaaatgATAAAAATATCATTGATAAAAGCCGAAAGgctaaattataataattacaCAGACAACCAATCACTTAAACACTAAACTCCAAATTATGTAAATACTGACTAATTTCCACGTCTGAATTTGTCCAACTGGCCAGACAGCCACATAAGGTTTGGTGAAAAGGATGGTCTATTCGTAGCTATAACTTGATGAGGGAGTTATAGAGCTTTGTTGACAAAGAGGGGAATATAGTCTTCTTTACTTAAAAGTctcgaaaaataaaaaaaaatgacaacaaAAGAATCCTGACCCACGAGAAATCTTCCTACCCAAGAAAATAAGCAAATCACAGATGTTGCAGATCTAATCAAATCTTTTCTGTTTGGCTATTGTTGCCTCAAATCATAGAAAATTGGGTTGCGTAGAGGCTACACACAATATGATAATTCCTTGGCCTTTTGCACGAAAGGAGAACAATATTGGCAAAATTCAGTAGTTTGTTGGATATGTATGCATCAAAAACATGTGCACATACACACATATCATATGTTTCCCAATAAAGCCACCCCCTCTGAACATCAACTTCTTTACAAAGTGTGGTTTGAACAGTTTAATGTTAACTTCTATCTGAAGCTGATTAGGTTTCGGTTGGGTAAGCTAGATGGGGATACCTTATCCATAAAACCCCACCCcaccttttaattttttccctcacttactcttttttttggtttattttgtATAATTTATCCCTGCGATTACATGTTTCATGGCTTCATTGAATGACACTattaaactatatatataactgTTTGTATATATCATTTCTATATTAATCATTTCAAGTGAAGCCAGCCATTACATGTTTCAGAGCCCTTCCAATAGTGAAAGGATAAGGATAAGTTTTAGAATATCATGAGGGTCGTTCTATACTTGAGATTTAAGAAGATGAACTCATTCAAATGTCCAAAGATGACCCTAATTTTCGTCTCATACTTTATAGTTGTACACATCACCAAAATCTAGGACCTCGAGCGTaaagataaatatttttaatcatTTGAGTTTCGAAGTCcttgttcaaaattttttattataaacaaCAAAAGGTTGTAATAATCATGACACGTAACATAAACCAGTTTTTATCATCATAATAAACATcaatgtttatttattttccttttcgttCCCTCCAAGTTTAAACAGAAgtttggatatatatatagcttgaATGAATGATGAAATAATTACTTCAAAGTGTCCACATTCGTAATAAAATATGGAATAATTTGGTCATCTCTCTATCAACTTTTTAGGCTTTATTATCTAAACAAATACAACACAAACCAGAGAAAAACAAGTGTTATCCAAGAGGGAATATTATTTAGATGCTCGCATGGCGGTGATCCAGGCCATTTTAAAACGTGGCGGCTCTGATAATGCATGGTAGATGGTACAAGTTAAAGTTAAAACCAGGCTAGGCCCCAtaaattattatcattttgtgtttgtgtttgtgttgtgtCAACACAAGACACACAGGACAAAGCCGTGTGTTAGTTGGAGCTAATTTTCTAGCTTATCGCATTGCGAGTCCTctcatttttttatacaagaaaaCGAAGTGAAAATGTACCACTTCCATGGTCCACATCCGAATATTCCAACGTATTTGGGACAATTACGCACtagtttttaatattttcatttagtttttttattattcggAAATGTGCATATATGTTGTCATCTAAAATGTAATGTGCTAGTatattctccattttcttAACTTATCTTCTGGGGTGGGGAAGGAAGGACCAATCAGGAAGGTTTTCTGATCCCCAAGAATCTTACCTTGTCCGAGAATCTACCATATAAATTAAATCAACTTAAACTAAAGATTAAGATTAGTTAATTACTGAAGAGGAGAGAGCCTAATTGGTTCATGTGATGTGGGGGCCTCCCAGCTCACATATGCTCAGTATATTATGCAGCTTGAGCTTGATGGTGGGCCAATTTGTAATCGAGTGAAGACACGTCTGGGTGGAGATgatatttctatttttggaATCAAAGGTGTCCTTAAATGGAAAATGAATTGAATATGTATTTTAAGCAAAGAAAAGACACAATGAATCCATTGAGTTGAGGACATTTTCAAAGTGTTCTAGAAGAAGATGGGCTTGGATTAGGACTAAgtccgagagagagagagagagagagagagagagagagaggagagagattcAAGAGAAGCGTCCCTTGAGTGAGCCTTAAGGCCAAATGCCTCTTGCCCTCTATTAAATTCAGCAAGAGGAATCGATGCTAAAGtcattttttggttgagttggtGACAAAATCTTATCATAATTCTTGTGAGGGGGAAGAGGGGAAGATGTTGAGCATATTCTGGTGATCTTCTTAGCGTTGAACTGTTGAATTAGACAAATTAATCCTACATACATTATCAATgccaagttttgttttttcttttgaacttgTCATGCTTGAGTAGGTTAATTAATGCTGAATGAAACCCGTCTTCCTTtcacattaaaaatgaaaacaaaaagatttcATATGTGGTATCTATCTACGTCAACATCTGTATCTCTCGAATATACATTGGcatttggtgttttttttatttatacattttTGTTGTGGACAAACAATATGacatttataaatatattttatgacCGATCGAATCACACGCAAATAACAAAGTTATGTTTTTACAATATAACTAATCACAACCGAGTAGCAAAATCATCACAAATatttttgacccaaaaaaaaattcatcacaaATATCATTTTCGCATGATCGTATCCATATGAGTTACACTTGATATCTCCTTTAactaaggccatctccaagTGATGGCTATATCCTCAAATATATCCCCAAATTCCTAAAACCTATCTCCAAGAGTGGGCTACACAAAGAGTtacaaaaaaaaggagggTTGCACGAAGGGCCAATTCCTAAAATGAGTGCCACATGTGGCCCTTTGGTCAACCCGTGCTAAATAATTGGATGGGGCTCAGCTAACATCACCTAGCCATTAGGTGACGTTTcttaaaaaatctaaaaaattcatactttttttttgggtataaaTACATACCTCATTCTTACATTATTTCTCACAACATCTTCATAATTTTACATATTATCCTTCCTCGATTTCATCCTTTTACATaatttctcacaatttctTCATTCTTTTACAAACTATCATTCATCCTTTtccatttaaattaatttttaagttgTTTTTAGAACAATAAAAAATCTAATCATAAATCTCTAGGGCTAATGACGAGCCAACACATGGATGTAAAAAATCCTAtcccaaaatatttttctcttttaaaatgtattttaaatagGATATAAATAgtgatttaattaaattaactaataaatttacatCATATACTaaaaactattaaaatattaaatttagcCATTTATTATTGGAGACGGTTAAAATATAATCTgccactatttttttttaaaaaaaaaaattatgttttagAAGGATAAATGTAGCCCAAAACTAAATATAGCCCTCCCGATCTAAAGATAGAAAACAACTGTGATCAATTAGCATTTGACATTGACTTGAGTAAACTGCAGAATTATAATTATCTTCTCACCCCTCTATATAGTATGCACTAGTACTTCATTCCCGTTCCAATACATATCCTTACATTTCccccaaaaataattataatttgaagTTGACCCAAATAAATTGTAATTATATTCCAAAGTGAATCTCACAAATTAGGCGGGACAATTGTCCACTGGGGCAATATTACCcacataatttttaatttctaaaatttcCACACAATTAATTGGCTTCTTTTTCGGGTAGCTATAGCTCTGAAGTCTGAGAAGTCCACATTTATGTGCTGGCTAGCTGACGTGGTTGGCAGAATTAACACCACGAAGCAACAACATTATTTGCTCTGCCCCATATACTTAATTGATCTAATTATACGAGATCCCTTTGGATTCTCTGTAGCTATTAACCTTAATTCAGCGAATCTTCCAGTTAGCTAGTCATGCTCgcaaattaaattttcattatGTCATTATATAGCACACTGAGAGTGATGTCCTCATCTTATTCAAAACTAGAAACAATCATTAATATGCGTTTGAGTGTCAATTAT
The window above is part of the Prunus dulcis chromosome 1, ALMONDv2, whole genome shotgun sequence genome. Proteins encoded here:
- the LOC117615039 gene encoding transcription factor HHO3-like isoform X1, coding for MESTEQMQASRLGFRDYVKALEEERHKIQVFQRELPLCLELVTQAIERCKQQLSDTTTDYMHGQSECSEQTSSEGHVFEEFIPLKRTSSSDSDDDEVQESQEPKTNDKDKTNGDKIKSDWLRSAQLWNTTPDPPLKDELPRKALVMEVKRNGGAFQPFQREKSVGKTNRPVAKVPASAPATSSTTDTVSGGSGESHKKEEKDGQGQRKQRRNWSPELHRRFLHALQQLGGSHAATPKQIRELMKVDGLTNDEVKSHLQKYRLHTRRPTPTTHNNGGNRNTQAPQFLVVGGIWVPPQDYAAVAATTASGEATRVAAANGIYAPVATSPSTVKPVSPPSLMQRPRPKRPESSHSDERVSHSEGRGHCNSTATSSSTHTTASPVL
- the LOC117615039 gene encoding transcription factor HHO3-like isoform X2; this translates as MESTEQMQASRLGFRDYVKALEEERHKIQVFQRELPLCLELVTQAIERCKQQLSDTTTDYMHGQSECSEQTSSEGHVFEEFIPLKRTSSSDSDDDEVQESQEPKTNDKDKTNGDKIKSDWLRSAQLWNTTPDPPLKDELPRKALVMEVKRNGGAFQPFQREKSVGKTNRPVAKVPASAPATSSTTDTVSGGSGESHKKEEKDGQGQRKQRRNWSPELHRRFLHALQQLGGSHEISFAHSKTNSNNAQQRRQPQHTSTTVFGCGRYLGATPGLCSSSSNHSFRGGYQGCCSQWNICTCGYISVYRQTSVTTILNAKTTTEET